A single region of the Halobacterium wangiae genome encodes:
- a CDS encoding helix-turn-helix domain-containing protein, whose translation MINVSMEMEQYDCPFVHASDGHEVAFSSVHCDTGPDRTEVRMVAEATDRTTLESGLSTVRSHDAVAEYELFSKVDNVAKFRTVVGPTAAMGIVHDHDGYITGPFYAEAGTETWHVGFDEPDRVDGALAALERDHEFDVVGRDDTDEAELHQLVQNAGAAMTLIEGCRDLSDVERQTLEAAVTDGYYENPRDATLGTLADRFDVSKPAVSKNLRRGEQKMIQRVIEAIENIE comes from the coding sequence ATGATCAACGTTAGCATGGAGATGGAGCAGTACGACTGCCCGTTCGTCCATGCCAGCGACGGCCACGAGGTGGCGTTCTCGTCGGTCCACTGCGACACCGGCCCGGACCGAACGGAGGTCCGGATGGTCGCGGAGGCCACCGACAGGACGACCCTCGAGTCCGGGCTCTCGACGGTCCGGTCCCACGATGCCGTCGCCGAGTACGAGCTGTTCTCGAAGGTGGACAACGTCGCGAAGTTCCGGACCGTCGTCGGCCCGACGGCGGCGATGGGCATCGTCCACGACCACGACGGCTACATCACCGGCCCGTTCTACGCGGAGGCGGGGACCGAGACGTGGCACGTGGGCTTCGACGAGCCGGACCGCGTGGACGGCGCGCTCGCCGCGCTCGAACGCGACCACGAGTTCGACGTGGTGGGCCGCGACGACACGGACGAGGCGGAACTCCACCAGCTCGTTCAGAACGCGGGTGCGGCGATGACGCTCATCGAGGGCTGCCGGGACCTCTCGGACGTCGAGCGCCAGACACTGGAGGCCGCCGTCACCGACGGCTACTACGAGAACCCCCGGGACGCCACGCTGGGGACGCTCGCGGACCGCTTCGACGTCTCGAAGCCCGCCGTCTCGAAGAACTTGCGGCGCGGCGAGCAGAAGATGATCCAGCGCGTCATCGAGGCCATCGAGAACATCGAGTGA
- a CDS encoding RimK/LysX family protein: MDDSVSVGVLSLHNSKETKAIVNAVDALGHTGVWLREHNLCVDIADNVAALDPDVDVIANRLLLSNTEQPAELLGLALSLSRLRPTLNRPESVLTAFHKFATATTLAGSDVSVPDATLALDSNRLNDEKAKYGDEVVYKTAIGTHGGGTWKIGADEQVNPRVGDRYAFLQELVERDEDRHRDLRIYVVDDQIVGTMRRYAPENDWRTNVALGGDVEGVPDLPEEAAVMALEATDTIGLDYAGVDLVEGADGWHLLEVNPTAGFKGLFKATGISPAPYIAKLAIETAGGSVDDEEVERLAGTLDDSTPPDVDTRRERRSEEVNVIGYTEDVLVSGTSGTERVIAKSDTGASRTSIDTRLAAEIGAGPIKSMTKVKSGSMKSGKARPVVDIVVGVAGDRHTVAASLEDRGHMDYPLLLGRDILEHYQVDVRRQSGVDRESDEE, encoded by the coding sequence ATGGACGATTCTGTCTCGGTGGGCGTGCTCAGCCTACACAACAGCAAGGAGACTAAAGCCATCGTGAACGCTGTCGACGCGCTCGGTCACACGGGAGTCTGGCTCCGCGAACACAACCTCTGCGTGGACATCGCCGACAACGTGGCTGCACTGGATCCCGACGTCGACGTGATCGCCAACCGACTGCTGCTGTCGAACACCGAACAGCCCGCGGAACTGCTCGGGCTGGCGCTGTCGCTGAGCCGCCTCCGCCCGACGCTGAACCGACCGGAGAGCGTGCTCACGGCGTTCCACAAGTTCGCCACGGCGACGACGCTCGCGGGGTCCGACGTCAGCGTCCCGGACGCCACGCTCGCACTCGACTCCAACCGGCTGAACGACGAGAAGGCGAAGTACGGCGATGAGGTCGTCTACAAGACCGCCATCGGCACCCACGGCGGCGGGACGTGGAAGATCGGCGCCGACGAGCAGGTGAACCCTCGCGTGGGCGACCGGTACGCCTTCCTCCAGGAACTCGTCGAGCGCGACGAGGACCGGCACCGTGACCTCCGCATCTACGTCGTCGACGACCAGATCGTCGGGACGATGCGTCGGTACGCGCCGGAGAACGACTGGCGGACGAACGTCGCGCTCGGCGGGGACGTCGAGGGCGTCCCGGACCTCCCCGAGGAGGCCGCGGTGATGGCGCTGGAGGCGACGGACACGATCGGCCTCGACTACGCGGGCGTCGACCTCGTGGAGGGTGCCGACGGCTGGCACCTCCTCGAGGTGAACCCGACGGCGGGGTTCAAGGGGCTGTTCAAGGCGACCGGCATCAGTCCGGCGCCGTACATCGCCAAACTCGCCATCGAGACGGCGGGCGGCAGCGTCGACGACGAGGAGGTCGAACGGCTAGCGGGGACGCTGGACGACTCCACGCCGCCGGACGTGGACACCCGTCGTGAGCGGCGCTCCGAGGAGGTCAACGTCATCGGGTACACGGAGGACGTCCTCGTCTCGGGGACGAGCGGCACCGAGCGCGTCATCGCGAAGTCCGACACCGGCGCGTCCCGGACCAGCATCGACACCCGCCTCGCGGCGGAGATCGGTGCCGGCCCGATCAAGTCGATGACGAAGGTGAAGTCCGGGAGCATGAAGTCCGGGAAGGCGCGGCCCGTCGTCGACATCGTCGTCGGCGTCGCGGGCGACCGACACACGGTCGCGGCGTCGCTCGAGGACCGCGGGCACATGGACTACCCGCTGTTACTCGGTCGGGACATCCTCGAACACTACCAGGTCGACGTCCGCCGCCAGAGCGGCGTCGACCGCGAGAGCGACGAGGAGTAA
- a CDS encoding AMP-binding protein encodes MAETGDWVGDWSARRATLSPDADALTDATTGETWTYADLDARANRTARLLDEFDVADGERVAVVSRNRPELVDLLFACGKTGGVIAPLSHRLAPPELAELLDSVDPELVVVEEPFENDMSDALPDEVDALSLPTGGEHAWQAFDDALPADDSPVETATLSTEDPFMFLHTGGSTGTPKETVLTHGSVTWNATNTVTAWGLRPGDATPMVFPMFHTGGWHVLTLPLFHVGGHVVIARDFDPGEVLGYVESYDASVLVAVPAVLRMMTEHDDWADTDLSSLRFAKSGGGPCRQSVMETWWDRGVDLSQGYGLTECGPNNFAMPESWPREKADSVGVPAMHVDARVVDDDREPVERGEVGELELRGPHAAAGYWRAPEESAATFDVPAVEDPTNVPETSGWVSTGDLARQDDAGYYYVEGRKKNMFVSGGENVYPPEVEDALADHPGIDEVVVVGVADETWGTVGKAVVQGDESLTLADLDSFLDGRLARFKHPHHLAFVDEMPTSGPSKIDRDAVEERFGD; translated from the coding sequence ATGGCTGAGACGGGCGACTGGGTGGGCGACTGGAGTGCCCGCCGCGCGACGCTCTCGCCGGACGCCGACGCGCTCACGGACGCGACGACGGGCGAGACCTGGACGTACGCCGACCTCGACGCTCGCGCGAACCGGACGGCACGGCTGCTCGACGAGTTCGACGTCGCGGACGGCGAGCGGGTCGCCGTCGTCTCGCGGAACCGCCCCGAACTCGTCGACCTGCTGTTCGCGTGCGGGAAGACCGGCGGCGTAATCGCACCGCTGTCCCACAGACTCGCACCGCCGGAACTCGCCGAACTCCTCGACTCCGTAGACCCCGAACTCGTCGTCGTCGAGGAGCCGTTCGAGAATGATATGTCTGACGCGCTGCCCGACGAGGTGGACGCACTCTCGCTGCCGACCGGCGGCGAGCACGCGTGGCAGGCGTTCGACGACGCGCTCCCCGCAGACGACTCGCCGGTCGAGACGGCCACGCTCTCGACGGAGGACCCGTTCATGTTCCTCCACACCGGCGGCTCCACGGGGACGCCGAAGGAGACGGTGTTGACCCACGGGTCGGTGACGTGGAACGCGACGAACACGGTGACTGCGTGGGGACTCAGGCCGGGCGACGCGACGCCGATGGTGTTCCCGATGTTCCACACTGGCGGCTGGCACGTGCTCACGCTGCCGCTGTTCCACGTCGGCGGCCACGTCGTCATCGCGCGGGACTTCGACCCGGGCGAAGTGCTCGGGTACGTCGAGTCCTACGACGCCAGCGTGCTGGTGGCCGTCCCCGCCGTCCTGCGGATGATGACCGAGCACGACGACTGGGCGGACACCGACCTCTCGTCGCTGCGGTTCGCGAAGAGTGGCGGCGGACCGTGCCGGCAGTCGGTCATGGAGACGTGGTGGGACCGCGGCGTCGACCTCTCGCAGGGGTACGGCCTCACGGAGTGCGGTCCGAACAACTTCGCGATGCCCGAGAGCTGGCCACGCGAGAAGGCCGACAGCGTCGGCGTCCCGGCGATGCACGTCGACGCACGCGTCGTCGACGACGACCGGGAACCCGTCGAGCGGGGCGAGGTCGGCGAACTCGAACTCCGCGGCCCCCACGCCGCCGCGGGCTACTGGCGCGCGCCCGAGGAGAGCGCGGCCACGTTCGACGTGCCCGCGGTCGAGGACCCGACGAACGTCCCCGAGACCAGCGGCTGGGTGTCGACAGGTGACCTGGCGCGCCAGGACGACGCGGGCTACTACTACGTCGAGGGACGCAAGAAGAACATGTTCGTCAGCGGCGGGGAGAACGTCTACCCGCCGGAGGTCGAGGACGCGCTGGCCGACCACCCGGGAATCGACGAGGTCGTGGTCGTCGGCGTGGCGGACGAGACGTGGGGGACGGTCGGCAAGGCCGTCGTGCAGGGCGATGAGTCCCTGACGCTGGCGGACCTCGACTCGTTCCTCGACGGTCGCCTCGCGCGCTTCAAACACCCACACCACCTGGCGTTCGTCGACGAGATGCCGACGAGCGGTCCGTCGAAGATCGACCGCGACGCCGTCGAAGAACGGTTCGGTGACTGA
- a CDS encoding MaoC family dehydratase: MPVASVGDTADASITVTEATIEAYADLSGDDNPIHADEEYASETMFGGCIAHGMLSAGPVSAALADLPGDIVYLSQDLRFENPVYPGDTVTARVEVVEELGGDRLRVETTAETDEPVISGEAVVLSVPHES, translated from the coding sequence ATGCCAGTCGCGTCCGTCGGCGACACCGCCGACGCCTCCATCACCGTCACCGAGGCGACCATCGAAGCGTACGCCGACCTCTCCGGCGACGACAACCCCATCCACGCCGACGAGGAGTACGCCAGCGAGACGATGTTCGGCGGTTGCATCGCCCACGGGATGCTCTCCGCCGGCCCGGTCAGCGCGGCGCTCGCGGACCTCCCGGGAGACATCGTCTACCTCTCCCAGGACCTCCGCTTCGAGAACCCCGTCTACCCGGGGGACACGGTCACGGCGCGCGTCGAAGTCGTCGAGGAACTCGGCGGCGACCGACTGCGCGTCGAGACCACCGCCGAGACGGACGAACCGGTCATCTCCGGGGAGGCAGTCGTCCTCTCCGTCCCGCACGAATCGTAG
- a CDS encoding 3-hydroxyacyl-CoA dehydrogenase/enoyl-CoA hydratase family protein: protein MDVDDIETIAVLGAGNMGHGIAEVAALAGFDVHLRDINEEFVQNGYDQIEWSLGKLAEKEQIGEDEADAALDRVTPYVDFEDAVADVEFVVEAVPEKMEIKQDVYEDLEEYAPEDAVFATNTSSLSITDLSEFTERPERFCGMHFFNPPVRMQLVEVISGAHTDGDVLDVTEDLAEAMGKTPVRVRKDSPGFIVNRVLVPLLNEAAWLVHEGEATIAEVDSTTKYDIGLPMGAFELADQVGVDVAYDVLDYMQGVLGEAYEPCPVLVEKVEAEELGKKTGAGFYDYENGGADVPTDQARDDVADRLTAVMANEVAKLVGNDVADPAEIDEAVMLGAGYPEGPAKMADSAGIEHLYETLADVYEQGGAARYEPAAELERMASEGEQFHGAADTEESGYAGFDNVSVSVDGNVGHLEIDRPHRMNTISGDLLDELGEAIDALDADEDVRTILLTGAGDKAFSAGADVQSMAGSADPIDAVELSRKGQQTFGKLEECDVPVVAGIDGYCLGGGMELATCADMRVASKRSELGQPEHNLGLLPGWGGTQRLKHIVGEGRAKEIIFTAERYDPETMADYGFVNEVVDNDELEDRAWELARDLAAGPPIAQTYTKRAMLAGRDSTDAGLETEAQAFGQLMNTQDLMEGISAFSADRDPDFEGR from the coding sequence ATGGACGTAGACGACATCGAGACTATCGCCGTGCTCGGCGCAGGAAACATGGGCCACGGCATCGCCGAGGTCGCAGCGCTCGCAGGCTTCGACGTGCACCTCCGGGACATCAACGAGGAGTTCGTCCAGAACGGCTACGACCAGATCGAGTGGTCGCTCGGCAAACTCGCCGAGAAGGAGCAGATCGGCGAGGACGAGGCCGACGCCGCGCTCGACCGCGTCACGCCCTACGTGGACTTCGAGGACGCCGTCGCAGACGTCGAATTCGTCGTCGAGGCCGTCCCCGAGAAGATGGAGATCAAACAGGACGTCTACGAGGACCTCGAGGAATACGCCCCCGAGGACGCCGTCTTTGCGACGAACACGTCCAGTCTCTCCATCACGGACCTCTCGGAGTTCACCGAGCGCCCCGAGCGGTTCTGCGGGATGCACTTCTTCAACCCGCCCGTGCGGATGCAACTCGTCGAGGTCATCTCCGGCGCACACACCGACGGCGACGTCCTCGACGTCACCGAGGACCTCGCGGAGGCGATGGGGAAGACGCCGGTGCGCGTGCGCAAGGACTCCCCCGGGTTCATCGTCAACCGGGTGCTCGTCCCGCTGCTGAACGAGGCCGCGTGGCTCGTCCACGAGGGCGAGGCGACGATCGCGGAGGTCGACTCCACGACGAAGTACGACATCGGCCTCCCGATGGGCGCCTTCGAACTCGCCGACCAGGTCGGCGTCGACGTCGCCTACGACGTGCTCGACTACATGCAGGGCGTGCTGGGCGAGGCCTACGAGCCGTGCCCGGTCCTCGTCGAGAAGGTCGAAGCCGAGGAGCTCGGCAAGAAGACCGGGGCTGGCTTCTACGACTACGAGAACGGCGGCGCGGACGTCCCGACCGACCAGGCCCGGGACGACGTCGCGGACCGCCTCACCGCCGTGATGGCCAACGAGGTGGCCAAACTCGTCGGCAACGACGTCGCCGACCCGGCCGAGATCGACGAGGCCGTGATGCTCGGCGCGGGCTACCCCGAGGGCCCCGCGAAGATGGCCGACTCCGCCGGCATCGAACACCTCTACGAGACGCTCGCCGACGTGTACGAACAGGGCGGCGCCGCGCGCTACGAACCCGCCGCGGAGCTCGAGCGGATGGCCAGCGAGGGCGAGCAGTTCCACGGCGCCGCCGACACCGAGGAGAGCGGGTACGCCGGCTTCGACAACGTCAGCGTCTCCGTCGACGGCAACGTCGGCCACCTCGAGATCGACCGCCCGCACCGGATGAACACCATCAGCGGCGACCTCCTCGACGAACTCGGCGAGGCAATCGACGCACTCGACGCGGACGAAGACGTGCGCACCATCCTCCTCACAGGCGCCGGCGACAAGGCGTTCTCCGCAGGCGCGGACGTGCAGTCGATGGCCGGCAGCGCCGACCCCATCGACGCCGTCGAACTCTCCCGGAAGGGCCAGCAGACGTTCGGCAAACTCGAGGAGTGTGACGTCCCCGTCGTCGCCGGCATCGACGGCTACTGCCTCGGTGGCGGCATGGAACTCGCGACGTGCGCGGACATGCGCGTCGCCTCCAAGCGGAGTGAACTCGGGCAGCCCGAACACAATCTCGGCCTGCTGCCGGGGTGGGGCGGCACCCAGCGCCTCAAGCACATCGTCGGCGAGGGCCGCGCAAAGGAGATCATCTTCACCGCCGAGCGCTACGACCCCGAGACGATGGCCGACTACGGCTTCGTCAACGAGGTCGTCGACAACGACGAACTCGAGGACCGCGCGTGGGAACTCGCCCGCGACCTCGCCGCCGGCCCGCCCATCGCCCAGACGTACACGAAGCGCGCGATGCTCGCGGGCCGCGACTCCACGGACGCCGGCCTCGAGACCGAAGCCCAGGCGTTCGGCCAGCTGATGAACACCCAGGACCTCATGGAGGGCATCAGCGCGTTCTCCGCGGACCGCGACCCCGACTTCGAGGGGCGCTGA
- a CDS encoding spondin domain-containing protein gives MATDGGSLLTRRRMLALGGTTVGALAFGGASFAGAQENDGDDDDDNGQAARQYRVTVANLTRGQPFTPPVVALHRPDVELFSVGDPAIEPIQEVAENGNLDPLVELAGSTNSVRAAAAGEEPLVPEEDPGDTDLPYYTELELSADASATHLSFVSMLIATNDGIVGLDTVELPDDRNESHTHYANGYDVGTEENTEEFADLVPEASSLITGDDSDGTTESDSDIAEDGVIRPHPGIEGDGDLDPDVYDWREPAALVQVERIDTDGEDTDDEDTDDEETDDEGTDGEDTDSEDQQLVFEADLSGDNEVPSVDSDASGTARVEVAEDGERISYRLQVQNIDNPAAAHIHCGGPDENGPIGITLYNNGVFTPGTAAQPDEDNECGWETLDDAVAAMRDGETYVNVHTEQNPQGEIRGQLE, from the coding sequence ATGGCTACAGACGGCGGCTCGCTCCTGACCCGGCGACGGATGCTCGCGCTCGGTGGGACGACCGTCGGCGCACTCGCGTTCGGCGGCGCGTCGTTCGCCGGCGCCCAGGAGAACGACGGAGACGACGACGACGACAACGGCCAGGCCGCTCGGCAGTACCGCGTGACCGTCGCGAACCTCACGCGGGGACAGCCGTTCACGCCGCCGGTCGTCGCACTCCACCGCCCGGACGTCGAACTGTTCTCAGTCGGCGACCCGGCGATCGAGCCGATCCAGGAGGTCGCCGAGAACGGCAACCTCGACCCGCTCGTCGAACTCGCCGGGAGCACGAACAGCGTCAGGGCGGCGGCAGCCGGTGAGGAGCCCCTCGTCCCAGAGGAGGACCCCGGCGACACGGACCTCCCCTACTACACCGAACTGGAGCTGTCGGCGGACGCGAGCGCGACACACCTCTCGTTCGTCAGCATGCTCATCGCGACGAACGACGGCATCGTGGGACTCGACACCGTCGAACTGCCGGACGACCGCAACGAGTCACACACGCACTACGCGAACGGCTACGACGTCGGAACCGAGGAGAACACGGAAGAGTTCGCCGACCTCGTGCCGGAGGCGAGTTCGCTCATCACCGGTGACGACTCCGACGGAACCACCGAGAGCGACTCCGACATCGCCGAAGACGGCGTCATCCGCCCACACCCCGGTATCGAGGGCGACGGCGACCTCGACCCGGACGTGTACGACTGGCGGGAGCCGGCTGCACTCGTCCAGGTCGAACGGATCGATACCGACGGTGAGGATACGGACGACGAGGACACGGACGACGAAGAGACCGACGACGAGGGTACCGACGGTGAGGACACGGACAGCGAGGACCAGCAGCTAGTGTTCGAGGCCGACCTCTCCGGCGACAACGAGGTTCCATCCGTCGACTCCGACGCGTCCGGTACGGCGAGAGTGGAAGTGGCCGAGGACGGCGAGCGGATCTCCTACCGGCTCCAGGTCCAGAACATCGACAACCCGGCCGCCGCCCACATCCACTGCGGCGGCCCGGACGAGAACGGGCCGATCGGTATCACGCTGTACAACAACGGCGTGTTCACGCCCGGAACCGCGGCGCAGCCCGACGAGGACAACGAGTGTGGCTGGGAGACCCTCGACGACGCCGTGGCCGCGATGCGCGACGGCGAGACGTACGTCAACGTCCACACCGAGCAGAACCCGCAGGGTGAGATCCGGGGACAGCTCGAGTGA
- a CDS encoding DNA-3-methyladenine glycosylase family protein yields the protein MTDPYDVLRADPEMASLVAEHGELELDPAEDTFQRLVTSIVRQQVSIASADAIEARLFERFEVTPRSIAAADPAALQEAGLSAAKADYVQNVALAYKERGYDRAFFAELSDESVHDELTSIAGIGPWTADMFLMFALGREDVFPVGDLGIRKGMEAIYGAETTRAEMRDIAERWTPVRSYASLYLWRAYEG from the coding sequence ATGACCGACCCGTACGACGTGCTCCGGGCGGACCCGGAGATGGCGTCGCTCGTCGCAGAGCACGGCGAACTCGAACTCGACCCGGCCGAGGACACGTTCCAGCGCCTCGTCACCTCCATCGTCCGCCAGCAGGTGTCTATCGCGTCCGCGGACGCCATTGAGGCGCGCCTCTTCGAGCGCTTCGAGGTGACGCCCCGGAGCATCGCAGCGGCGGACCCCGCCGCGCTCCAGGAGGCCGGCCTCTCCGCGGCGAAGGCCGACTACGTGCAGAACGTCGCTCTGGCGTACAAGGAACGTGGGTACGACCGGGCGTTCTTCGCGGAGCTCTCGGACGAATCGGTCCACGACGAACTGACCTCCATCGCCGGCATCGGCCCCTGGACCGCGGACATGTTCCTCATGTTCGCGCTGGGCCGCGAGGACGTGTTCCCGGTCGGCGACCTGGGCATCAGGAAGGGGATGGAGGCGATCTACGGCGCGGAGACGACGAGAGCCGAGATGCGGGACATCGCCGAACGGTGGACGCCCGTTCGCTCCTACGCCTCGCTGTACCTCTGGCGCGCCTACGAGGGGTAG
- a CDS encoding alpha/beta fold hydrolase: METVSRDGVTLAYERAGPADAETVVLVEGLGYGRWMWHWQRDALEADYDVVVPDNRGTGDSDAPDGPYSVAEMAADLDAVLADADVDEAHVVGASMGGMIAQQYALDFDRAESLTLLCTSPGGEIAAPTPPETQQRMFEVPEGLDEREEIRYKMEPAATDRLLGDDDLMDQIVDWRLESDAPQHARGAQGAAVAAFDASDRLDEIDVPTLVMHGTADRVLPAENSRVLDEHLPDSDLELVEGGPHLFFVEDAARVNDSLLSFLDG; encoded by the coding sequence ATGGAGACGGTTTCCCGCGACGGCGTCACGCTGGCCTACGAGCGAGCGGGGCCGGCGGACGCGGAGACGGTCGTCCTCGTGGAGGGACTGGGGTACGGCCGCTGGATGTGGCACTGGCAGCGAGACGCTCTCGAAGCCGACTACGACGTCGTCGTCCCGGACAACCGCGGGACGGGGGACTCCGACGCACCGGACGGACCGTACAGCGTCGCCGAGATGGCGGCGGACCTCGACGCGGTGCTCGCGGACGCCGACGTCGACGAGGCCCACGTCGTCGGCGCGAGCATGGGTGGGATGATCGCCCAGCAGTACGCGCTGGACTTCGACCGCGCCGAGTCGCTGACGCTGCTGTGTACGTCACCGGGTGGCGAGATTGCAGCGCCGACGCCGCCGGAGACCCAGCAGCGGATGTTCGAGGTGCCCGAGGGCCTCGACGAACGCGAGGAGATCCGCTACAAGATGGAGCCGGCGGCGACGGACCGGCTCCTCGGCGACGACGACCTGATGGACCAGATCGTCGACTGGCGCCTCGAGTCGGACGCGCCACAGCACGCTCGCGGGGCACAGGGCGCCGCCGTCGCGGCCTTCGACGCGAGCGACCGCCTCGACGAGATTGACGTCCCGACGCTCGTGATGCACGGGACCGCAGACCGCGTGCTGCCCGCCGAGAACTCCCGGGTCCTCGACGAGCACCTCCCGGACAGCGACCTGGAACTCGTCGAGGGCGGCCCGCACCTGTTCTTCGTCGAGGACGCGGCGCGCGTGAACGACTCCCTGCTGTCCTTCCTCGATGGCTGA
- a CDS encoding succinylglutamate desuccinylase/aspartoacylase family protein → MTAGAFTYNGGRVYPGERADIRYSISETYLGDPVRIPVSIINGEEPGPTVFLSAAIHGDELNGVEVVREVAHEWPHSNLHGTLVCMPVVNVPGFLAQQRYLPVYDRDLNRSFPGHEDSTSSKRMADQIFRNFVEPCDFGIDFHTSTRGRTNMIHARADMDDTEVARLARAFGTNVIIDSDGTEGTLRREATERGVSTITIEMGEAHRFQRRLIDRALDGIASVLAEYAVHPTEPVNWPGWRTVVTAEQKTWIRADAGGLVDHHYESGELVEEGATICTISNPFKTDVVEVVAPFTGLLAGALENPVVYPGNPICHLVELDERTRRAYLRERSGTMPQRPS, encoded by the coding sequence ATGACAGCGGGGGCGTTCACGTACAACGGCGGGCGGGTGTACCCCGGCGAGCGCGCGGACATCAGATACAGCATCAGCGAGACCTACCTCGGGGACCCGGTTCGCATCCCGGTCTCCATCATCAACGGCGAAGAACCGGGGCCGACGGTGTTCCTCTCGGCGGCCATCCACGGGGACGAACTCAACGGCGTCGAGGTCGTCCGCGAGGTGGCCCACGAGTGGCCACACAGCAACCTCCACGGCACGCTCGTCTGCATGCCGGTCGTCAACGTTCCGGGGTTCCTGGCCCAGCAGCGCTACCTCCCGGTGTACGACCGCGACCTCAACCGGTCGTTCCCCGGCCACGAGGACTCGACCAGTTCGAAGCGAATGGCCGACCAGATCTTCCGGAACTTCGTCGAACCCTGCGACTTCGGCATCGACTTCCACACGTCCACCCGCGGTCGGACGAACATGATCCACGCCCGGGCGGACATGGACGACACCGAGGTCGCGAGACTCGCGCGGGCCTTCGGCACGAACGTCATCATCGACAGCGACGGTACCGAGGGGACGCTCCGCCGCGAGGCGACCGAACGAGGCGTCTCCACCATCACCATCGAGATGGGGGAGGCCCACCGGTTCCAGCGCCGCCTCATCGACCGGGCGCTGGACGGCATCGCCAGCGTCCTCGCGGAGTACGCCGTCCACCCCACCGAACCCGTCAACTGGCCGGGGTGGCGGACGGTCGTCACCGCCGAACAGAAGACCTGGATCCGGGCGGACGCCGGCGGCCTCGTCGACCACCACTACGAGTCGGGCGAACTCGTCGAGGAGGGTGCTACCATCTGCACCATCTCGAACCCGTTCAAGACCGACGTCGTCGAGGTCGTCGCTCCGTTCACGGGGCTGCTCGCGGGGGCCCTCGAGAACCCGGTGGTATACCCCGGGAACCCCATCTGCCACCTGGTGGAGCTGGACGAACGGACACGGCGCGCCTACCTCCGCGAGCGCAGCGGGACGATGCCCCAGCGCCCCTCGTGA